ACACTGCGGATCGCTTCACGCCTGTTCGCCCCCTCGGGCCCTACTTGCTCCTCGTGCAGGATCAGGACGGGATGCCGCTCGTGTTGAAGCGCCTGCCGGATGACCGGGCGAACGACCCGGAGGCGCGCCACGAGTTCAAGCTCGAGGCCTGGCGCGTGGCCCAGCTACGTGGCCCCAGATTGGTGCGCCTGTACTCGGACGGCAGCAACCTGGCCGAGCGTCCCTTCTACACCATGGGCTACGCCGAAGGCCCCCCGGCCACCCTGGTACAGCCCAACGAGGTCGCTGCCTGCGTCAAACAGCTGCTCGAGGCGCTGGTGGCGATCCACCGCCACGGCTGGGTCCACGCGGCCCTGGAGCCGGCCCAGCTGCGACGCACCGAAGCCGGCATCGTGCTGGTCGGCTACGGCAACATGACCCCGATGGGGCAAGCGGCCCGGCGGCCTGGCCCGATCGGTTACCGCTCCCCGGAACACGAAGCCGGACTGCCTCTGGATGCTCGGGCCGACCTGTACAGCGTGGGGGCCCTGATTCATTTCTGGTTGACCGGGGAAATGCCCGGTGAGCTGGATCTGCTCGACCTGGTGGCCGACCCGCTGGCGGCGCTCGGACGTCGCCTGCTGTCTCGCCAGCCGGCCGACCGGCTGCCCGACGCGCAGACCGCCCTGATCGAGCTGGAGACCAAGGGCAGCGGACTGGTGCGTCTGCCCCAAAAGGCCCCCTTCCTGCTCCCCCCGACCCAACCGCGCGTCGCCGCCATGGTGCCGATCGAACGGCTGCTCACCAACCTATCGAACGGACAAGGGGCGGTGCGGCGGCTGGAAGCCCCGCCCGGCTGGGGCAAGTCGACCTTGCTGTCGTTGACGGCGGCCATGTCCCTGCGCAACAAGCATGCCGTGGTGCGACTGCGTGGCCTGGGGCCTCAGGCCTGGCCCCTGTCCCCGTGGCGAGAGGCGTTGAAAACGCTCAGCGCGATCGCCCAGGAGCGCCAGGGGTCCCTGCTCGAACGCTGCCGGCTGCGACTCGCGCCGCTGATGGCCCCGCCACCGAATGCCAGCTGGCCGGCAGAGGCGGAGGTCAGCCCAGCGCCGGAGAGCCCGCTCAGCAGCGAACTGCTCTGGCGACGCCTCTGCAGCGCGTTGCTGGAACTGATCACCGGGGTGGCCTCGCCGGGGCTCGTGGTGCTGCTCGATGACTGGGATGAAGCCGACGAGGCCAGTCGGGCCATGCTTGTCGCGCTGGTGCGACGCCTGGGGGATGCACCGATCGTCTGGCTGGTGGCCGGGGCCCCCGGCCGGGTCAGCGAACTTCCCTGGCCGAGCGTCGAGATCACGCCGTTCGGCGCCGATGAATTGCTCTCGCTGGCCAAGGCCATGCTGCCCGCGCCTGCCGTCCGGGAAGGCGATCTGACGACGCTGGCGGCGGCTGCCGCCGGACAGCCCTGGTTCGTGCGAACCCTGATCAGCTTGTGGCGTGACGCGGGCGAGATCCGGGTGGGGGCCACCTCCTGCGACATCCCGGTTCCGGCCGACTGGCCCGAGACGGTCAGTGCGCTCGCCTGGCGCCGCGGCAGTGCGCTCGACGGGCACGCCTGGGCCGTCGGTGGGGCCGCGGCCCTGCTCGGTCCCCTGATTCGCCCCGCCTGTCTGGAGGCGCTGGTGCCCGAGGTGGAGGTGCTGGCCACCGGCCTGGACGCCTTGCTGCGCGCCGGTATCCTGACACGTGTTCAGGGTGGCTATGCCTTCACGCACCCGGATTTCGCCACCATGTACGCCCGGGCCCTGCCGCCCGAGCGCCAGGTCAGCCTGCACCGCACGCTCGTCGATGCCTTCGTCGACGGGCGCCTGGTGCTGGATCCGCTGAGCGGAGCCCTGCACGCCATGCGAGCGGAACGCCCTGAGGTGGCCGCCCCGCTCACGCTCGCGGCCGCCCGGCAGATCCTGACCCTGGGCGCCAGCGAAACCGCCCGCACGATCCTCGAGGAAGGCCTGGTGATGCTGGAGGCCGAGCACCCGATGCGCGGCGCCTACCTGGCCTCGCTCGGCGAAGCGCATCGTCAGGCAGATGACCTCTCGGCCGCCCTGACCTGCCTGCGGGAGGCGCGCGGGGTGCTGCCCCCTCACGAGCGCGTGAGCGGCCTGATGGCGCTGGCCCGCGTGTACGCGCAGCTGAATGTCCACGAAGACGCCAGTCTGGCCTGGCGGGAAGCGGCCGACACGGCCCAGAGCCGCGGGGACATGGATGGATTCTCGCTGGCCCTCGCCGGCGTGACCGACTCCTTAAACGCGCTCGGGCGCTTCGACGCCGCCGTGGAAAGTGGTGAAGCGGCGCTGGGGGGAGCCTCGGAGGCGGCTCAGCTGCCCCGCGCGATCGCCCTGCTGTCGCTCGGCTCCGTGCTGGCCGTCGGCCCGCGCGAACGCCAGGGGGAAGGCGTGGCCCTGCTGCAGCAGGCCAGCGCGTTGTTCGAGAGCGAGGGCGATCGCCCCCGCCTGGTGCAGGCCCTGCTGCGCCTGGGCGAGGCGGAGATGGCCCGGGGCGAGGTTCAGTTCGCCAGGCAGACCGCCACGCGGGCCCTGACCCTGGCCGAGGAGCTTCACGAGGTGGCTGCCATGGTGCAGGCCGGCATCCAGGCCGCCCTGGTGTGCCGCGCGCTGGGCGAGGGGGAGCGAGCCCGCGAACTGGCCAGCGAGGCCCGCAAACGGGCCGAAGCTCGCCAGGAGCTGGTGGGGGCCTGTGAGGCCCAGGCCCTGGAGGGATTGCTGCGCACCGGCGCCGGCGACACCGAAGCCGGGCTGGCGCTGGCGGCCGAAGCGCTGCGCCGGGTGCCTGCCACCACCCCGCCCGTGAGCCTGGCTCGCATCCAGCTGGCCAACGTGGAAGCGTTGCTCCATGTCGGCCTGCTGCCCGAAGCGACCCAGCTGCTGCAGCAAGCCGCCAGCAGCGTGAAGGCGGCCAACCGGGTCGACTGGGCCGGGCGTCGGACCTACCTGGCTGGCGTGCTGGCGGCCCGCACGGGCGATCGCGAGCGGGCCCGCCAGGATCTGCGGGCCGTCATGGCGCAACCCAACCAGTTTCTGGTGGCCCAGGCCGCGCTGCAACTGGGCCAGATCGCGATCGAGGCAGGTGCGCGTTCCGAGGCTGCTGGCTGGCTGGAACAGGCCCGCCGCACGGCCCTGTCGCTGGGAGCCGAGAAGTTGGCGATCGACGTTGAACGGGTCGAGCGTGCCATGCAGGGCCTGCTGGCCCAGGATGACGAATCTCCACCAGCGATTGCCAAGCGGCTGGAAACGCTGCTGACTGAGGCGCAGTACCTGCTGCCCAAGGTGACCGCACCGGCAGAGGAAATGGCCGCCCTGGCGCTGGCGCTGCGCGAGGCCCAGGTCCTGAACGGGATGTGGCCGAAGCTGTTACAAGCCCAGCAGGAGCAGGCGATCGCCGTGGCGATTGCCGACGCGTTGTTCGCGCTCGCGCCCGGGGCCACGCGCGTCTTCGTGCTGGATCAGGCCCTGTCCCCTTACGGTGCCCGCTCGCGGGGGGCCGGGGAGATTCCCTTCCATGCCGACCAGGTGGACACGGCCCTGTGCATCTCAGCGATGGAATCCCGCGAAGTCAGAGAGCAGGGGGCGGCCACCCTGGCCATTCCGCTGGCTGAATCCCCCGCGGCCCCCGTCTGGGGCGTCGCCCTGGTGACCGGAGAGGGCCTGGAGGCACGGGAGATTCTAGGGGCCGTCGGGGCGGCCGCCGCCCTGGTGCTCGGACGCCTGGATGCGTGAAGCCGCGCGGGTCAGTCGACCCGCGTGAAGCCCCCCACCACCGGCATGCGATAGGCCTCGCCGTGTAACGCCTTCCAGGTCGCCACCAGGACCACCCAGCCCATCCAGAGTGAGACCACACCGGCCAGGATGGTCAACGGCAAGGCAAACGGCCAGCCGATCAGGATCACGTACCAGAGCGCCATCGCAGCCGCCCACAGGGGCGTCAGCAGAATCACGGCGAACAGGTGGAACAGCACCGCCTGCATCGCCTGATGGCGCACATAGGGCGAGGGCCGCAGCAACGGGAAGAGCAACCAGATCAAGAAGGGCGCGAGCAGCGGTACCCCCAGAAAGGGCGCGCCGTGGGCCACGCCCGCGGCAAGCCGCTCAAGGCCTGTGACCTCCCCGGCGGGAGCCGCGGGACGGAAGGAGCTGGCCTGCTGCAGATCGTCACTCATGGCTTAAAAGTACAGGGACTCCGGAATCATGACCAGGTGGTTGTAATCGCGCAGGTACTGTTCCGGGATCTTGAGGTAGTCGTGGATCGTGCCGTTGGGGGCCAGCTGCACGAGCCAGCCGCCGCCCGCGATGCCCTTGACCACGGGCAGTTGCTCGTTGAGATCGACAAAGGGCGAGGTGCGCCCCTCGCGCTTCATCTGCTCCGGGTTGTACTGCTTCGACAACCAGATGTAATACACCACGTCGAACTTGTTCTGCGCGATCAGCAGCGACTGCTGCATGTAGTCATTGAAGGAGCCCGTTTCATCGGGCGGCAGGGTCTTCTTCCACCAATCGTAGTGCTCGCGGGGGTTGATATGCTTGTCCCAGCCGCCCGGGGACTGCGGGGAGTGAACGGGATAGGTGAACATGCAGGCTTGCAGGGAGCGGACCATCTTGGCGCGATCGCCGTTGTAGCCGAAATTCTGCAACAAGGTCAGCAGGCCATCGACCTCATCCGGCTCCCGCGGCGGCGCAGGGGGTCTGGGCGGGGCCGTGGGCGTGGGCTTGGGCAAGGGACGAAGCCCGGGGGCCGTGGGGGCAGGTTGATCGCCGCGCGGCACCACCGGGGCAGGCTCTTCCGCGGGCGGCGCATCATCGTCCAGCACGCCCACGCGGCGCCCGGTGCCGGGCAAGGGCTCGCGCAGCTGCCGCACCATCGGGCGCGGCTGGAAGCGCACGGCGTAGCCGCTGCGCCGGGGGCTCAGGCCATCTGCGCCCAGGCCGAGCCCGCCCACGCGCGCCGCCTGTCCGCACCCCGTGGCCAGCAACGTGGCCAACAGCGTCAGCGAGATTCCAAAGCGCACACCGACTCCGCGTGAAACTGCCATCACCAGGGACCTCTTCAATGAAACCTTATCTAAGCTTTACTTCTTCTTAATTCCTATCGCCGACGGCAAGCGCCAACTTGCGTCCGCAGCGAAAATTCACGGCGTGCGTTGTGGCACCAGGGCGCGCCCGCCGGTGAAGTCGAGCCGCAGCGGGCCGGCCCCGGGCACCCAGGTCAGACGCTCGAGAAAGGTGACCGGGCGGTAGCCCGGCTTGGTGGCGGTGAAGCGGATCGGAATGTCAGCCGGCGCCTTGAACTCGAAATGGCCGTAGCGCGTCAGGGCGATCGCCGTGAAGGGGTAACGGACGTTGTCCGACTCGGCGCGCACGAAAGCACCATCCACGGCCACTCCCGCCGCATCTTCCACCGCCCCATCGATCTGGACCGTCGCGGGGCCTCCCGGCTGAGCCGGGGCCGGCTGGTCGGGGCGCAGCGCGTACATGCCGGTGAAGTCCAGCCGCCAGTCGCCTTCCAGGCGCGCCGTACGCGTCACCGAGCGGAACCCGGTCGCGATCACCGTCAGCTTGATCGTCTCCCCTCTGGGCAGCTGGGCCACCCGGAATTCACCCTGCGCGTTGGTGCGCGCCTGGCCGAGCGGAATGCCCCAGGCGGATTCGACCAGCAGGTCGGCATTCGGCAACCGGTTGCCACTCGGATCGGTCACTCGCCCTGACACGCTGACGTCGCTCCCGGGCGTGGCCGGGGGGGGCCCGGACGGCAGCGGCGAGGCCCCCGGCGAGGGGGGTGCCGGGCTGGCCCCCGGGGAGCGCGGTTCAAGGCCCACCGTGCGCGCCAGGACCGCGTTCGGCGCCAGCATCACGTCCGTCACCAGCGCTTGATAGGCAGGATGGGTCACGGCCACATCATAGGCGGCCGGCTTGAGCGTGAAGCGCGCCTGTCCGCTGGGCCCGGTGCGACGCTCCTGCAGATCGGCCTCCACCAGCGCGCCACTGACCGCCTGCCCCGTGCGGGCATCGACCACGCGCACCAGCAGTTCGGCCTGAAACCCCCAGGTGCCACACCCGGCGGCCAGCACCGCCAGCCCCACGGTGACGCCCGCGGAGCCGCGTCCGAACGGCCAGGCGCCAGCCATCAGCGCGGCCATGCCTTCTGAACCCAGACGTCATCGACGATCGCGTGGGAACAAATTCCCTTGGCCAGTTCGGCGCCAAAGGCCAGGCCGATGATGCCCGTCAGATCGGCGTTGGACTGGCTGGTGAACACCCGCGGGGGCTGGACCCGGGCCGGTTCACAGCCACCGGGCCCGCGATCCGCCACGATGCCGATCTCGCCGGCCGGCGTCGACTCCGAGAAAGCCCAGCGCACGTCCGCGGCAAAATCCCGCTCGACCGCCGTCAAGCTCATCTTGTTCAGGGCCGCCTCCCCGCAGGGTTGCCCCAGCCCCACGCCCTGCGCCAGACAGATCAGGCGCAGCGGCAGGGCGCCCTCACCGTTGCCCAGCTGGCCCGTCAGGACCGCTCCGGGACAATGGCGATTGCTCCAGACGTAGCCCAAGCCGCGCCGTCCGAGGCGCTTGGAGTCGAAGACGAAGACCACCTGCGCGTACAGGCAGGGGTCCGTGGTGGGCGCCCCGTTGTTGGCCCACTTGAAGCCGACCTTGACCTGCTCGGCCATCACGGGTTTCTCGTTGACCTCGCGCACCAGCGCCCCGGCGTCCTCGACATCCGCCGTGAACAGGAAGCCCTTGCGGGGTTTGGGGCGATTGGCCCCCAGAATCTCCAGCACGGTCGAACCGGCTGCGCTCGGTTTCAGGGGCGTGAACTCAAGCGGATCGAAGAAGGGATGGCTGACCGGTCCGTAATGGTCATATTGATTGGCCGTGCTGTCGAAATCTTCCAGCACCGTGGGCGGTTCCCACACCGACTGAGCCGCCAACGTGCCGCGCCCCTTGGCCCGCGCGCCGTCCAGGCCCGTTTGAGGCAAACCGCAAGCGGCGGTCAGGGCGGTCAGCCCGCATGTCAGGAGGCTCAGGCGCCACACGTGAAGCGATCGCACGCCGGCCTCCTACTGCCAGAACGCGCCCGGAACGGGCAGGAAATTGCGCCAATCATCCACCGGGAAGTAGCCGTAGTCGTCGATCTGGCCATCCGCGCGGTAGGAGACGAAGAACTGGGTGCGCACCAGGCGCTTGTAGAAGACCAGCTCGGCATCCGAACCGGTGTCGTTGTAACGATCGCGCAGAATGTCGCGGTAAAGCGCCCGTCGGCCGACGTAGTAGGCGATGCCCTGATTGCGCCGGGCCAGTTCCAGGCCGTCAGCCTTCCACTGCTGGTAAGAGATCGGCTTGGGGAAATCCTTGACCCGTTTGCCGTAAGTCAGCCCCAGCGTGGGGCTCTCGACCCAGTGAAAGCGGGCCGCCGGCACCCGGTTGACCACCGCCACCTGCATGCGCACGTTCTGGATGTCACGCGCGCCGGGATCGTAGCCGAACCTGCCGAGGAGCTCGATGAATTCCCCCATCTGCGCACCCGGATCAGGCGCTGGCGCGCCGGCTCCGGCCTTGACCGGTGGCGTGGAGGTCGGTTTGGGCAAGGGGCGCAGCGCCGGACGCGGATTGCCGGACGCGGGTGGTTTGGGCGCCACGGGGGCGGGAGGGGCCGGCTGCGCGCCTCCTGGCGGAAAAGGCGCGGGCAAGGGTAGCGCCGGTTCACCGGGCGCCTCGCTGGGAGCCGGTTCCTGCGGGCCGGGTTCCGGCTCATCGGGCCCGAGCGGGTTGGCCGGCGTGCGGCCGCAGCCCGACACCAGCAAGACGCCCAGCAGCAGAAAGCTGCTGACAAGGGCGGTCGCTCCGCGGAATCGGTGCAGGGCCATGGGTGCCTCCAAGCAGGGTTCCGAGGTCTTATCGCCCCGCTCAATTGAAAACTTACTTAATATTGTATTAAGAAATGGTAAATGAGACCAGGCAAAGCCACGGGCTCAGCGCGTGACGCGCGGGCCAGGGCCCGGCTATGATGAGCGCAACGCCCAGCTGGAGGAGGCCTTGATGCCGGAACTGCCCGAAGTTGAAACGGCGGCCCGCGATCTGGCGGCTCACGTCGGCGGCGCCCGCATCGCCGCGCTCCAGCACCTCGACTGGCCCCGCCTGATCGCCCCGCTTGATCCGGAAGGCTTCGGCGCCGCGATCAAGGGTCAGGTGATCCAGCGCGTCTCGCGTCGCGCCAAGTGGCTGCTGCTCGAGCTGTCCGGCGGCCTGACGCTGGCCGTGCACCTGCGCATGTCGGGCAGCCTGTTCGTGCCTCGACCGGAAGAACGCGTGGACGCCCACACGCGTCTGGTTTTGGCCCTCTCGGATGGCCGCACGCTGCACTTCCGAGACGTGCGCAAGTTCGGCCGGATGCGGCTGCTCGATGCGGCTGGTCTCGCCGCACTGGACGCGGCCCACGGCCCTGAACCGCTTGCGGACGCCTTCACGCCGGCCTGCCTGAAGGGCATCCTGCGCGGGCGCACCACCCGTATCAAGCCCCTGCTGCTGGACCAGAGCCTGATCGCAGGCATCGGCAACATCTACGCCGATGAAGCCCTCTGGCACAGCCAGTTGCATCCGGAGCGCCCGGCAGACAGCCTCCGCGCGAACGAGGTGCAGCGGCTCCACGAGGCGATCAGGTTCGTGCTGGACAAGGCCATCCGCCTGCGCGGCAGCACCTTGCGCGACTACCGAACGGGCACCGGAGAATCGGGCGAGAACCAGGACCACTTTCTGGTCTATGGCCGCACCGGAGCCCCTTGCGGTCGCTGCCACACCGCACTGATCCGTTGCGTCGTGGCCCAGCGCGGCACCCACCTGTGTCCCCACTGCCAGACGCTGCCGCCCGCCCGAGGCAGCGCGAGGACCGCCACGCCACGGGCCCGTTGACCACCTTTGGTGACGGGCGGTTCAGCGGGCCTCGAAAAACACCATGCGCCCCATCCGCAGGGCTGAACTGGGCTTGCCGAACCACGGCATGGTGATGCTGATGTCGTGGAAGTGAATCCGGCGCGAACCGACCGGTGAACGCCCCTCGGCAGCAGCATCCACGGCGGCCTGAATGCCATCCAGGTTAGGGATCTGGCCCAGCGGCATCGTGAAGTAGCGCCGATTGCCATCGTAATTGGAGCTGAGGTAACTGCTACGTACCAGGCGCGGGATCGACTGCCCGTTGACCCGCGCGTAGTTGATGATCGTCTGCGCCACGCCCGCCCACACGGCGGGCGATTCCCCTCGTGCCTCGGCGGCCACCGCGCGGATGAGCGCCTCCCGCTCCGGGGGCGTCAAGCCGCGCAAACTGCCGCCGGTGGCCTCGGTCTGGGGCGCCTCAGCTTCCGGCCGGGAAGTCAACGACAGCATCAAGGCATCCTGGCCCAGGACAGGCGCCGGAAAGGCCAGCGGCAGAGCCTCCGCAGCATTCGTCACGCGAGGGAGGGGAGCCATCGCGCCAGTTGAAGAGTCAAGAGCAGACTTGAAGAGCGGCTGCGGCATGCGTGTTGGTCCCGAATGACGAAGTGGCTGGACAGGATCGTTTTCGGGAGCTAAACCCAAACTCTTGCGGCAGTTAACGAAGAATTAACTACCTGGCGCCGCGCCTGGTGGTCGTCGCGTTCAAACCTGCACACCCGGCTTGGGCGCATAGAACACCATCCGCCCAAGACGCACCGGCTGGGTGCCGTACCACGGCGTCGAGATCGAGGTGTCGTGAAAGAAAATGTGCTTCTCCCCGACCGCGGAATCCCCGCGGGCCCCCTGTTCCACCGCAGCCTCGATGCCCTCGCGGTTGGGAATCCGATCGAGCGGCATCTGGTAGTAGACGCGGTTGCCATCGTGATTGGAGCTCAGGTAGCTGGAACGCACCAGCTGCGGGATCGACTCGCCCTTGAAACGCGCGTAGTTGATGATCGTCTGCGCCATGGCAGCCCAGACGGCCGGCGTTTCGCCACGCGCCTCCGCGGCGATCGCCCGCACCAGGGCCTCCTTGTCGGCGGGCGACAGGTTGGCCTGGGTTTCCTCGGCCGCATCGGCCTGCGCCGGCGCTCGAGCCCCGGCGGCCACGCTCGGCGGTTGCGCCGGGCGCGCGTCGGTGTCCGGCAGCGGCGGCGAAGCCTGCGTGGGGGGGCCAGCCGGCAAACCGAGCTGGGACAGGGCGTTCCCGCGCGGCCGCTCGAGCGTCGCCTGATCAGGCGCCACAGCGACAGCGGCCGTCGGCGGCGGCACGATGCGCAGGGTGGCGCCGGCCTGGATCAGGTTCGGATCGGCGATGCCGTTGGCCGCCTGCAGGGCCTCGACCGTCGTGTGGTGCTTCCTGGCGATGGCGTAGAGGCTTTCGCCCTGGCGAACCCGGTGGGTGGCTTGCACGATCGAACTCCCCCTGACGGAAGCCCCGCACGAAGCGGGCAACGGCCCTTGCCGGCGGCATCCAGCGGCCGCACCGCCAGCATTATCCCCACCCACGCAGCCCCTGTTGCCTTTTTTAACAAGCTATTAACACACCATGTCAAGCAGCGCCGCGGCCAGGGCACGGTACTGGGCCAGGTGGTTGTAAGCAAAGGCCGAGACGCGAATCACGCGCTCCGGATGGGCCGGGTGATGAAACAGCGGCACCTCGAAGCCCGCCGCCAGCAAGTCCGTCTGCAAGACCGAGTGAAAGGGCGCCTGGGCCGCCAGAGGGGTGGGGTCTGGCGGCAGCGGCAGCGCCGCCATGGCCCCCAGCAGAGCGGCCGGCGGACCATCGGGCAAGCCCAAGGCCTCCGCCATCACGGCCTGAGCCGCCAGGGCCAGCCGGTGATTGCGTTCCATCAGGGCCGGCCAGCCGCCAGGCAGCAGGCTGGCGTGGGCGGCCAGAGCAGCCGGGATGCTCAGCACCGCGGTGGGGTCGGTGGTGCCCACCCAGTCGAACTCCAGATGCAGGCGGGGGCGGTCGGTGCGCGGAGAGTAAGCTCCGCGACTGGCCACCAGCGGCACGATGCCGGCCTCGCAATCAGGGCGGACCGAGAGAAAAGCCGCCCCCTTGGGCGCCCCCAGCCACTTGTGGCAGTTGCCCACATAGTAGGCGGCGCCGAGGGCCGTCAGGTCGAGCGGAATCTGGCCCGGGGCATGGGCCCCGTCGACCAGCGTCTCCACCCCGCGCGCGCGCAGGGCCGGCACCAGTGATTCCAACGGGAAGCGCAAGGCGGTCGGGCTGGTGAGATGGTCCAGCACGGCGAGGCGGGTGCGCGGCGTGACGCCCTGCAGCACCGCCTGGGTGATCGCCTCGGCCTCCGTCAGCGGAAAGGGCAGCGGCACCTCCACCAGCCTCGCCCCGCTGCGCTCAGCTGCGCGGCGCAACACGTGCCGCACCGCCGGATAGACGTGGGTCGTGGTCAGCAGCTCATCGCCCGGCGTCAGGCGCAAGCAGGCCACCACCGTGGCCACGCCGGTCGTGGCATTGGCCACGAAGACGAGCCCAGCCGGATCCGCGCCCACGAAGGCCGCCAGCGCCCCCCGCGCCTGATCGAGCAGACCCTCCAGTTCCCGGCCCAGGAAGCGCAAGGGCTGGCGCTCCATGCGCTCGCGCCAGACAGACTGTTCGGCGAGCACCGGCGAGGGGCAAGCCCCGAAGGAACCATGATTGAGAAACACCCAATCTGATTCCAAGTGCCACCAGCCGGGCGGGCCCAGCGGCGACGTCAGGCCTGCTCCAGCGGGGTCACTCAGCGCCGACCCGGCAGCCTCCCCCGCGGTGTCGGCAGCGAGGTCCTTCGCGCGAGGCTCAGGGCGCATCGGCCTCGTCGGGCCCGGCCAACGTATCGATCAGCTGGTCGATTGCCCACATCAGGTCCGCCTCGGAGATGACCAGCGGCGGCGCGAAGCGGATCACCTTGTGGTGCGTCTCCTTGCACAGCACCCCACGAGCCCAGAGCGCCTCGCAATAGGGCCGGGCCGCCGTGTTGAGCTCGATGCCGATCATCAAACCCTTGCCGCGCACCTCGACCACGTGGGGGCTTTGCATCGCGCGCAGCCGGGCGAAGGCCTTCTCGCCCAGTTCGGCCGCCCGGTCGGCGAGGTGTTCCTGCTCCAGCACTTCCAGCGCGGCGATCGCCACGGCGCACCCCAGCGGATTGCCCCCGAAGGTGGAGCCATGGTCGCCCGGATGAAACACGCCCATGACGTCCTCACGGGCCAGCATGGCGGACACGGGATAGAAACCGCCCGACAGCGCCTTGCCCAGCACCAGCACGTCGGGCATGATGCCTTCATGCTGGAAGCAGAAGGTCTTGCCCGTGCGTCCGAGCCCCGTCTGGATCTCGTCGAGCATCAGCAACACGTTGTTGGCCCGACAGATCGCCTCGACCTCGCGCAGGTAGCCATCCGGTGGCACGATGATGCCGGCCTCGCCCTGAATCGGCTCCAGCGACACGGCCGCCGT
This window of the Candidatus Sericytochromatia bacterium genome carries:
- a CDS encoding AAA family ATPase — its product is MVHTADRFTPVRPLGPYLLLVQDQDGMPLVLKRLPDDRANDPEARHEFKLEAWRVAQLRGPRLVRLYSDGSNLAERPFYTMGYAEGPPATLVQPNEVAACVKQLLEALVAIHRHGWVHAALEPAQLRRTEAGIVLVGYGNMTPMGQAARRPGPIGYRSPEHEAGLPLDARADLYSVGALIHFWLTGEMPGELDLLDLVADPLAALGRRLLSRQPADRLPDAQTALIELETKGSGLVRLPQKAPFLLPPTQPRVAAMVPIERLLTNLSNGQGAVRRLEAPPGWGKSTLLSLTAAMSLRNKHAVVRLRGLGPQAWPLSPWREALKTLSAIAQERQGSLLERCRLRLAPLMAPPPNASWPAEAEVSPAPESPLSSELLWRRLCSALLELITGVASPGLVVLLDDWDEADEASRAMLVALVRRLGDAPIVWLVAGAPGRVSELPWPSVEITPFGADELLSLAKAMLPAPAVREGDLTTLAAAAAGQPWFVRTLISLWRDAGEIRVGATSCDIPVPADWPETVSALAWRRGSALDGHAWAVGGAAALLGPLIRPACLEALVPEVEVLATGLDALLRAGILTRVQGGYAFTHPDFATMYARALPPERQVSLHRTLVDAFVDGRLVLDPLSGALHAMRAERPEVAAPLTLAAARQILTLGASETARTILEEGLVMLEAEHPMRGAYLASLGEAHRQADDLSAALTCLREARGVLPPHERVSGLMALARVYAQLNVHEDASLAWREAADTAQSRGDMDGFSLALAGVTDSLNALGRFDAAVESGEAALGGASEAAQLPRAIALLSLGSVLAVGPRERQGEGVALLQQASALFESEGDRPRLVQALLRLGEAEMARGEVQFARQTATRALTLAEELHEVAAMVQAGIQAALVCRALGEGERARELASEARKRAEARQELVGACEAQALEGLLRTGAGDTEAGLALAAEALRRVPATTPPVSLARIQLANVEALLHVGLLPEATQLLQQAASSVKAANRVDWAGRRTYLAGVLAARTGDRERARQDLRAVMAQPNQFLVAQAALQLGQIAIEAGARSEAAGWLEQARRTALSLGAEKLAIDVERVERAMQGLLAQDDESPPAIAKRLETLLTEAQYLLPKVTAPAEEMAALALALREAQVLNGMWPKLLQAQQEQAIAVAIADALFALAPGATRVFVLDQALSPYGARSRGAGEIPFHADQVDTALCISAMESREVREQGAATLAIPLAESPAAPVWGVALVTGEGLEAREILGAVGAAAALVLGRLDA
- a CDS encoding DUF4870 domain-containing protein; the encoded protein is MSDDLQQASSFRPAAPAGEVTGLERLAAGVAHGAPFLGVPLLAPFLIWLLFPLLRPSPYVRHQAMQAVLFHLFAVILLTPLWAAAMALWYVILIGWPFALPLTILAGVVSLWMGWVVLVATWKALHGEAYRMPVVGGFTRVD
- a CDS encoding carboxypeptidase-like regulatory domain-containing protein — translated: MAALMAGAWPFGRGSAGVTVGLAVLAAGCGTWGFQAELLVRVVDARTGQAVSGALVEADLQERRTGPSGQARFTLKPAAYDVAVTHPAYQALVTDVMLAPNAVLARTVGLEPRSPGASPAPPSPGASPLPSGPPPATPGSDVSVSGRVTDPSGNRLPNADLLVESAWGIPLGQARTNAQGEFRVAQLPRGETIKLTVIATGFRSVTRTARLEGDWRLDFTGMYALRPDQPAPAQPGGPATVQIDGAVEDAAGVAVDGAFVRAESDNVRYPFTAIALTRYGHFEFKAPADIPIRFTATKPGYRPVTFLERLTWVPGAGPLRLDFTGGRALVPQRTP
- the mutM gene encoding bifunctional DNA-formamidopyrimidine glycosylase/DNA-(apurinic or apyrimidinic site) lyase — its product is MPELPEVETAARDLAAHVGGARIAALQHLDWPRLIAPLDPEGFGAAIKGQVIQRVSRRAKWLLLELSGGLTLAVHLRMSGSLFVPRPEERVDAHTRLVLALSDGRTLHFRDVRKFGRMRLLDAAGLAALDAAHGPEPLADAFTPACLKGILRGRTTRIKPLLLDQSLIAGIGNIYADEALWHSQLHPERPADSLRANEVQRLHEAIRFVLDKAIRLRGSTLRDYRTGTGESGENQDHFLVYGRTGAPCGRCHTALIRCVVAQRGTHLCPHCQTLPPARGSARTATPRAR
- a CDS encoding LysM peptidoglycan-binding domain-containing protein; its protein translation is MQATHRVRQGESLYAIARKHHTTVEALQAANGIADPNLIQAGATLRIVPPPTAAVAVAPDQATLERPRGNALSQLGLPAGPPTQASPPLPDTDARPAQPPSVAAGARAPAQADAAEETQANLSPADKEALVRAIAAEARGETPAVWAAMAQTIINYARFKGESIPQLVRSSYLSSNHDGNRVYYQMPLDRIPNREGIEAAVEQGARGDSAVGEKHIFFHDTSISTPWYGTQPVRLGRMVFYAPKPGVQV
- a CDS encoding aminotransferase class V-fold PLP-dependent enzyme; its protein translation is MFLNHGSFGACPSPVLAEQSVWRERMERQPLRFLGRELEGLLDQARGALAAFVGADPAGLVFVANATTGVATVVACLRLTPGDELLTTTHVYPAVRHVLRRAAERSGARLVEVPLPFPLTEAEAITQAVLQGVTPRTRLAVLDHLTSPTALRFPLESLVPALRARGVETLVDGAHAPGQIPLDLTALGAAYYVGNCHKWLGAPKGAAFLSVRPDCEAGIVPLVASRGAYSPRTDRPRLHLEFDWVGTTDPTAVLSIPAALAAHASLLPGGWPALMERNHRLALAAQAVMAEALGLPDGPPAALLGAMAALPLPPDPTPLAAQAPFHSVLQTDLLAAGFEVPLFHHPAHPERVIRVSAFAYNHLAQYRALAAALLDMVC
- the rocD gene encoding ornithine--oxo-acid transaminase, coding for MTTTENSLSHHLIELEDRYGAHNYHPLGIVISEAKGAWVTDVAGRRYLDCLSAYSAVNQGHAHPHILEAMMRQAQRVTLTSRAFHNDQLGRFYERLTRLTGLPRALPMNSGAEAVETALKAARKWAYQVKGVPEGQAEIIVCEGNFHGRTISIVSFSTEPQYRAGFGPFTPGFKVIPYGDAEALRAAIGPNTAAVSLEPIQGEAGIIVPPDGYLREVEAICRANNVLLMLDEIQTGLGRTGKTFCFQHEGIMPDVLVLGKALSGGFYPVSAMLAREDVMGVFHPGDHGSTFGGNPLGCAVAIAALEVLEQEHLADRAAELGEKAFARLRAMQSPHVVEVRGKGLMIGIELNTAARPYCEALWARGVLCKETHHKVIRFAPPLVISEADLMWAIDQLIDTLAGPDEADAP